The sequence CACTTTTTAAAGACTCTGTACGGGAATTCCTATTCTCCCAATATACTTAATTATTAATGATCACATTATTTCCGATGTTTTAAAAACTCTAGTTGttcacaatttttcaaaaatatagaattaacatgttgacataattttcaaaatgacatctggtaataaaaaaaaaagtaccttttcCAATTCTCTTGGTATTCGCAAACAAGTGTatactctttctcttctttctgtatACTTGGCCTCGTTATGTTCAAGGAAGTACCCTCTTGTTAGTTCAGCACTGAGGAACCTCAACAAGGAaagctctaggaaaaaaaaaatgcacaaaacaaaaaagaacagtaTTTATCAAGGAACTTACATGCTAGCTTGGGCCACGGGTAATATACAGGTAAAACAAGAGGACAAAACAGGGTAATATTTCTGTGCCCAGACCtgaactgcacacacacacaccatcaaaGACTGTTGAGAAAATTGCTGTCCTGTGTGATACAAACTAAAAATGTCACAGGAATATAAAAGGGACAATTATTAGGAGCCAGAACAGTCAGAAAAGTGTTTTGTGAGAGTCTAGTCCCAGGTCTTACAGGTGACAGAGAACCGGGACTGATGGAGAGATGAAAGCCGGTAAAAAGAGTAGGTATCAAGCACACAATGGACACGCACACAGTCAAAAGGGAGCCAAGTCAcctcggctagtatccatgaggacgtgggttcgatccctggcttcacacgcaggttaagaatcctgcgttgccgtgcattgtggtgtaggtcgcagacggggctcagatcctgtgttgctgtggctctggcgtaggccggcggctacagctctgactggacccctagcctgggaacctccatatgccatgggggcggccctaaaaagacaaacaaacaaacaaaaagggtagGGGAGCAAAGTCACCTCACAGGAGTTGCTTCAGCCTGGAAACTATCCTGGGTGAGGGACACGGACACTGGGGGaaattcctccttcttcttcagcctcaGAGATCCTACATGTGTCTAAATAAAGCCATTTCCCTCTGAAGGCTTCCCAAAACGATGACAATCGTAAGCCACAAAAGAGAACCTCAACCTGATCTGAAAGCCCCCCCTCTCCTTGGGTTTGCCCCGTTTCCTCTGTTCCCCAGTGCAAAGTCCCTCACAGTCATCTCGTCTCAAGAAAGGCCAGGGAGGCTGCGCACCGGGACTCGGCTCCTCCACCTGGCAAACTGGAGACTCTAAGGCTGCTGATGTCTGACCCCAGTTACCCCGGCCCGTAGCCCTTCTCTGACAGCCGCTACCTCTGACCTCCGTCCCTCCGACTTCAAACACCTTCTTGCTCTCCCTCTCCAGGAGGCCAACCTCTCTTCTACAACTCAGGACACCAGTGGTTTCAAACCATCCTCTTTGCTCTGCGCTGGCTTTGCGGTCCTGTTGCCACACACAGCACTGGTATTCCCTCCAAAAAACGACAAGAAGAGAGGCTGCTCTCACGTCCGCGTATTGACCTGGGGAGTTACATCTTATGTGACACGAGCCTGCAGGGATGAGGGAAGAGTCAAAAATACCCCCGAAAGGCCCTCAGGAAGACTCAGCAGCAGTCTTACTATTTCCATGGGCCTAAAACAGCGACTGCCTCTGGCCCTGGGACAGAGCGCTAGTTCTTTGAGCATCATGTGAAGTCCTTGCTCATGAACAGGAGTTACATCTTCAAAAAAAatgacacacatatacacatttctttGACTACGAGATTCGTAACCGGTTCATAGAGGGGGTGATACCATGAGAGCTGTCTAGAGACGGAgtcagagggagagaaaagccaacctccacctgtggcacaggcagcGCGCTGCGAGTGCAGAGCCCTCGGCATGTGAACAGGTGAAGCCGTGTTCACCAGACGTTCTGATAAAAGGCCTCAGTAGAACCAAACCTCCTGCTTAGGAACTTCCTAAGGTGTTGTTGGCTGGCTAGATCCAGGACAAGATCTGCcatttgaaggagagaaaaaggggcTTCTGAGCTGCAAACGAGATGAGCCGACaccaaaaagaaagattaaacaaTTATACTCAGTTCAGTCTTCCAATTAGAAAGAAGAGGCTGTTCTAATGAGCTAatatctataaatatcaattctTTCATGTGAAAACTGGGAAGCAACAAGACATTCAGAAAGCAGAAGAAACTGCACTTACACCAATTTTCACTGACGCCTGGGAGCTGAGTCATGAGCCCCAAAGGTCGCTCCACCGACTCCCTGAGTAGCCTGTGCCCGCGGCTCCGCCGTCCTGCCTGCCGCCCCCACCACGGTGCTCCGCTCTCGGAATCACCCTTTCGGACCCGAGGCTcttgggggctcctcctcctccacctgtcccctAAGTGTTTGCTGGTTCTGTGCTCTATTCACTACATCGAAGCACGGCCATCCTTTAAGGCTGGAGTCTGCGATGTGTCAGCAGCCACCCCTCTTTTCTCTTCGTCTTTTTTTCCTGTACATATTCTCCTCGGTCAAGACCGTCACCTAAATCCTAAGGTCAGCATACTTTCAACTCTGACTCTTGGGCCTGGACCCGTATTTACAACCCCCTTGCAGGCAATTCCACCTGCAAGTCCCCAAGGCACCTTTAGCCTGCAAACCCAAATTCCACatctgccccccaaccccacccctcccctgcagccctgACCAGCAAAGGCGGTTCTACACTAGAAGCCTAGGGCCAATTCTGACACCCCCCCTCGATCCTCTCCACAAACCTAATGACTCTTCCTCGACACGTTTACTGACTGTGCCCTCTTCCTCCTGCACTCCACTCGCCTTGGTCCTCGTCCTCTCCAGGTCACTGCAAGGGCCTCCTGACCAGCACTCCTCGGCCCATCCTTGCTCCCCTCAGCCTCACCTGGCCTGGCCGCCGGTCAGCACGCTCACAGGTCAGCTATGGGAGCCCCCTGGCGGCTCTTGGGACCTCCAGGTGAGTCCTCACCCCGGCAGTGGCGACCTGACCCCTTCCCACTTGGCCCCTGGCCATGGCTCCCTCTTCAGACCCACCCCACACCTGCCTCCCCTGAAGCTCGAGGTCACAGTTCTCCAGTTAGACCACTTGCCCTCCTGGCAAACGTGTCAGTCGGCTCACACTGTTCCTTGGCCTGATAACCCCTTCCGGTTCCCACAGGCGAAGACACGCAGACCTCACCTGCTCAGGGAAGACTCCCCGGCTTCTCCAGGCAGAAGCCGTCCCTTCCCCTACTCGGCTCCAGGGCTTCCCTGAGCCATGGGACAGGCGTTTTCTTCTGTGCTCACTGGTTTTCTCCTTTACCTTTGCATCCTTGGGCACAGCACAGAAAAGGTGCTAACAGGTGCTTGCTGACAGAAtgtgcagagcagagcagaggcaggaaaaCCAGAGGAGGGCGTGGCAGAGAAACACACACTCAGAAGTTGGCAGTGGCAAAAGCACAGGGTAGCAGATTCTGGAGAAGACTGAGACGGGCTTCTGCGGAGATAGGGAGCAGGACGCCGGTGCCAAGCATCTGGTGTCTACTGGACGCAGCAACCACTGGAGATGTGTGTCCAAGTGACTGCAAAGGTCACCCAAGAGGTTCCTGCCCTTGTGCCCCTAGGAAGACAGGTGCCAGTGCGTACCTGGGGTGCACTGTCCACAGTAAGTGCGGGGCGGGAAGCTGGGGAGCTCACCAGTATCTCAGAGTGGGAACGAGATAAACAGGCTatcacacaattttaaaaggcaaattaaatCAAAAGGTTGAGATGGCTGTACCCTTGTTCACTTAGAAAATTCTCCCCCACAACGGTGGCCTTGCGCAGATGAGCGAGCTTTCACCATAATGGGAGTTTTGTTATGACACAAGAAGAGCATGAGACGAGCAATCAGAAGGGGGTTCTGGCAGCAGCCCTACCCACCAGTCCTGTGACCTGCTCGCCCCACAGACCTCCATTTCAGAGGAGTAACCCGAGGCTCGAGACACTGGTTACTGCCTGCCCTCCACAAGGGATgtggaggggctgtgggagggTTTGCATGAAAGGGAATGAAAACTGCAAAGCGAGACACCGTGTCTGCAACTACGTACTAGTAATTTCACACCATCTATATACTCTTCACCAATTCTGGTCTGGTCGTTACCTAACGTTTATTGATGCTATTTCTGCAATCTTGTTTCCATGGATAAAAGGCAACACGTCAAATAAGCATATTTAACAAACTATATAAGCTAAATGATTGATGTTCTATAAACAAGTTATATAATATAAAGCCATGAAAGCGTTTCAACACtattataaatatggaaaagTGTTATTAGGATTTTACCTCCAGAAATGCAAGAAGTTTTGTTATAAACATCTACTTAGATTCCccaatggaaaatttaaaagtaaacacttaaaaaaaaatcaaatgataaaaCATGTTTGAGTGCACAGCTCTCATAACTATGAGACAAGTTCTATCTCCatgcccattttagagatgaggacacCAAGGCACGGAGAAGTGAGGAGGTCtccaggtcacagaggcagcaaaTGGTAGAGCCCCCTTTCAAAATCAAGCAGTCTATCCCTCTAGCATGAGCCTTCTGGCACAAGACTATTTTGTCTATCATTTCTCAAGTGCTTCTGTAAAGAAGCCGCTGTGTTCCGGAAAACTGGGAAAGCCCTACTTTCTGTGCTCCTGCTGCGACCTGGGTTTACTTCTATGAAGTTACGCTGCTGACAGTTTCACTGATCGGCTCCCTCACCAGGACCTGAGCCTTCTGGAGGCAAGCACCACACATCCTCGTCTTCCTGCCCCCAGTGAGTTCTGAATGCAAGGGCAGTGTTTGCCTCCAATTAACACCGTGCCCATGGCCTGGGGAATGGtcttaaaagaaactttaaagCAATACCAGCAAAAGAACCAAGCTTCACGGGGTGAAATTATCTGGAAAGCGttatttctcctcctcccctcctggagAAAGGTCCAGCTTAAGGGCGTAGGATCCTCCCCCTGAACGCCAGGTACTGTGCAGAGGTTCATAAAATTCTCACAACTCTCAGAGCGAAAGAGAGCGTCCACATTTTGCAAATGAAAGAATCCAAAGCTCACAGAGGTTAGGTGTCTTGTCCAATGTCACTGAAAAGCCAAGGGCAGCCTGTGATGACAGCTGAGATCTGACTGCGCTCCACGTCCAGTGCACTCTGGCGGGACCATACTCATCACCCACCTGCCTGACCATCATTGAGAGACGAGGACCGAGCCCCGATGTGGCTTTAACCTGTCAGGAGGAGCCCTGGGACCCACACCGGGGAGGGGGATTCTGCTGCCCTGCGCCGGAGCTAAGGTAGCCTTGCCGCTCTGTCTGGCCCTCACCGTTTCCAGGCCAGGACATAATCTGCAGGTTGCTACCCAGCCTTCTGTTCCAAACCCTAGCTGGCCTTCAGGGCTTTTGTtgattgttgctgttgttttaaacGTTGTTCTCCCGCATTCTGCAGACTTACCTGAACTCACTTGGCCTGGGATTCTGGGACCAGTGCCTGGCTAATTATTTAGGAAGGCTTCCGCTGCTCTTTGACCTGTGGGGGCCACTCTTTTTAAGAACGGGGCTAGTTGAGTGTACTTAACTTTTTCTACACCGTGGTGAGCATTTCACTCCTTCTGAGCAAGAGTCGCTTTCATTTGTTATGTCAAACATCTGTCTTTATCGTTTAAGGGcgaattattttccaaaataaaacaattcagcCGTTTATTTTCTGAATACTGTCTGAACTTTTCATATGCCAACTAATTTTATCCAGTCCTCACCAAGAAGAAATATCATTCAGTAAGTCTTTGAAAAACAGAagtattttcctatttaattataatataaaaaggaCCTTCTACATTCAAATAAGTATGTCTTGCCAACTGTGAGTATTTAATACCAGGAAAATAATACCAGTCATAAATCCAAATCAATTCCTCCAGAGTATTTTTAATCAATATTCATCTACCACAGAATTGCCTGGTGATCCAGTATCTTAAATTGAGAAGAAATACAGTATAAATTGCTTCTTCCTCATCCTTAAACGAAGAAATATTATGTTTAATTATCTCCTTAGAAAGCTTGTTTTAGACATAAGTGCCCAGAACAAAAAAGTATTAATTCAAAGTAATGAGTAATCATAAATACATTTACATGTTCTGTAATGTCTAAATATATCTTTCTGAAAATAGCACTGAGcgttaaaaaaaattggaaagttaTATTGGTTAACTGTTAGGAAAATACTACGAAACATGCAAATCTCCAGTCTTAATGTAAAACTTTAATAGACTTTACTAAAGTTACactaaaatattaattctaagtttattacacaaataataataatattgcacACCCTTGTACAAGGCCAAGTAGGAATCAATACAACGGCAATTTTGCTTTCTTAGGTCAAATATAATAAAGATATCATTCAAGCTTTTAAGGCCCTTGAACTATGTATAAATAGTCTCATTTAGGGAGGTAAAGAGCAGGTAgcatattcaaaaattaatagatGGAAAACAGATACAAAAAATGTAGTGTCtttttccaaggtcacatggtTACAAACAGTCAAGGACTAAAATGGGAACAGAATATCCCTAATCTGACAGTCAGTGCGACACAGCCTTCCAAAGACCTCTTTTACTCAAGtagcccccacagtgagccacgaACGAGCTGAGGATAAACTAGGTTgaagtttaacatttttaaaaaagccaagaTATCGAGCCTCTCAGAGTTCAAGATAAATAACTTTTCATTGCTCGTTCACAGGTACCAGTTAAGTAAAGCAGGTGGGAATTTTTAAAGGACAGGAAGAGTTTGTCAGAACAGAAAAAGCCACTTTTACTTCATCTGACTCAGGGACAATTTCTCAGGTGATTTTACaattatcttattttcctttgtaaatgaGAAATTAATCTACTCCACAGCATACTTCTCAGAATCACAGCCTTTAATCATCCATCAGGATAAGTTTGGGGCCATATGGGTAACTAGGTACGGTATCCTACAGAGGATGGAGACTgggtaaatgaaaacatattttaataaaaatatgttatctGTAGGAAGAACTTAAATTTTCAATTACACAATTAACAGGACATAGGGAATGTGAACAGATAAAACTTTTGTCCCACTCGAAATCTTTCGTGGGAACTGCTAAAAAGGAGATCAGGTGGCTTTTCTGGGTTTTAGTCCCTCTTCTGGCCTCTGTTCATTCTCTTATGGAGATAAAGCAAGAGGGCTAAAATGCGTAGAGACAGAAGAGAAGCGGAAGGGACGGATAACAAGTTCAAGCCCTAGAGGTGAAGAGTCaccacttaaaaatgaaaaaaatgaaaagtggcaTCGGAAACCACACTATTCCCCCATTCCTGGCTTCGAGCTTCTTTGTTTTACAAGCAATATGCACCCCCATGCATACTCCAACTCCTGCATACTACAGGTATTGTTTCACCCTCACCGTGGGTAGGCGGTTTACTTATTTCACCCCTAGTCTTACTGTGAAGTCTCCAGTCACGAGAGCCAACTTCGATACTTCAGATACTAAACTACTGAGGAGTGGAGATATGAAACAGAGCCAAATGGATTAGGCAAGCCTAGAGCCTACAAAGCAACTCAACAACCGAACCAAGCCAAGAACACATTGCCTAATCCTGAGTCCAAAGTTGACTTGCTGGACCTAGATTCCCAAATGGCTTTACAGAAACTCTCCCCCCCTTGGACCTTCTACAGACGAGTGAAGTGGGGAACAAACACAGAAACATAATAATGTGCACTTACTACCTGGTCTCATGTCAGAAAGGACAATAGAAGCTGGCTGTATTTCTAAGAGtaagaagaaaagatagaaaagacgAATCTGCAGTTTTTGATGACCTCATACGCGGCGTCCAAGACAGGTGACCACATTAAGGTGGCGGTGGAAAACACAGGGCCAtcaggagggagaaggaaatcaGGAATGATGAGGGGACGTCTGCTTCTAACTACGCTAAGGTTTAGGTACTAGCACCTGAGCAAAGTCAGCCTGCCGCCGGGCCAAGAGGGCGTTCAGAAAAGCAAGCAATGAGAAGAgtttgaaaagagaaacaaaaagaaagctcaCCCTTGATGGAGATACATGGATAAGGCATATGCAGCTGTATATATACAATCtaacattcatatatattctaTAAGCCAACAAGGACAGGTATAAAGCAAACGCAGGCACCTCAAACACtatgttttgaattattttacttgGACTAATAGAGTTTGGATAATCACCTAATCTGTGTATTCGGGTATGGGGTCCTGGGCGGCTCGGACAAATCAACAAACACCTACATTATAAGAGCCCAAAGTTCGTTGGGAGAACTGATGAGGGGCACTTTGGAAGTAACTGATGCTTAAGGCCGCCAAGACGTTAAGATTATGACTTTCAGAAGGAAAGATAAAGGTTGCCCTAAGTTGGCGAGGGACTGAGGGAAGACTAGGGTGTCAGGAGCAGCACCAGAATATAAAAAGTGGACAAGTCACACCTTAAGCGCAGCACGGATTCAGGAAGCAGTGCTTCTCACATGACGCTAGGTGGTGCCACGCCAAGGCCCTCTGGCCCAGGCCAGCCGCCAGTGAAGTTTCCTAAATTCTggacaggaagaggaaggaaaggtcACAGGGCAGTGGAAGGGAGCGATGCTGGAGAGTCGGGGGGAGGCAGAAGCCGCTCAGCAGCCCAGGGTGTTGAAGAATGGTTGAAAGAGTTCTCATCTCCAGTGAGGACGCCCCGACCAGTGCGGCATCAGAGGAGAGGGCTGGTACCCGCAGTGGCAAGAGGTGTGGGTAGCGAGCAGAGAAGAGAcaggccccccaccccggccccaggAACAGACAAGGGGCTCACATGGAGGCCCAGACCCGACACTGGCTGGTGACTCCAGCTGACATATGCCTGGGATCCTCACCTGAGTACGGCTCCCCAAGAGCTGCTGCTGTGCTCTCTCCCCACACATGACTGACGCAATTGGGGAAATAAGGACTAGCCCAACAACTAAAGATGGACGCATGGCCCGATAATGACTTTCCGCACCTCTGGGTTTAAAAAGTCCAGCTTCAAACATGTTAAATAAAGCACACTCAGTAACCCACGCTGATGAAGAAGGCACGCAGCGTGAGGTCTACGGAGTCCACCGAACCAGGCATCCAGACCCGGAGCCGGAAAGGCCACGGGAGGGGTGCTAAGGGTTACTCCTGGGGCCCGACATCTGTGCTCAGCAAAAGGCTCCTAACGACTTCATTCTCTGCACAtgcaaatgacaacaacaaaaggcCTTTTAAAGATGTTAGCTTTCCTGAAACTCAGAAATATTCCAAAGAAATCATAGTGAAACCTGGCCACTTGTGTTTCTCTTTGCATCAGAgtgcttttaattttcaagtcTAAGTAGACAGCTGAGAGATTTAATACTTGGTCTAACTTGGATCCTGCCAATTCAGAAAGTAAACACTCTCCCAAGCAAGTGTTTAACAGACAACTTAATCAAACAAAGTTGAGAATTTTTAAGTGgttcattgaaaaagacaaaacaaggcaCAGTCTGTACttaatttttcaaagttaaagTCCTCTTCAAAATCTAACCTACTTTGGTTCTGATAATCAGGACCTCACCTGATCAGCCTCAAGGCACTTAAGCACACCCACATTTTCAATACCAAAGTACAACCGTCAGTGCAGGAAACCTTAGGACTTCAACATTTATTTGCATGAACCGCAGGAAACCACGGCTAATACAGCTCCTACGGTGCACCAGATgcaatttttttaatgggaagaaATTTACTGGCGTTTCAGGTCCGTTGCTGTTCAAAATTCAAAGCTATCCCAGAATTAAAATGCTGTGATGACTCTACAGTCAATGAAACAGACATCTTAAAGTCTTTCCTTTTTATAAGCCTAATATACAACTGCAACATGACTAAAAATGCAACTTTAACATTtcttctaaaagcaaaaataaactcctataagctgaaagaaataatataacaACACGCCTAAAACCGATCATTAGAAGTATGATTCACAAGTGCATCTTACGCAGCCTTCCCCCccccttaatttttaaagtggCTTAAGTTTCAGTTTAGGAAAAGTTCACAGGTAACATCTGCAGGAATACGAAATATTTATGTTCTGGGCAAAAGTACTGTACTTCACGGCCATTATCATCACACTGTCAGCTGCGAGGAACACCTGTGTGGAGGGCACGTTAACAGGTCTGTCGTGCTCAAGTTTGCTTAAAACACAGAACAAAAGTCACCTTGGCATGTCGATAATCAAGACATCAGCCGTGAGCTTCTCCGTTGTGAGCTCCCGGAGACGTGCGAGATGCTCGCCGACGTTGTCGAGCACGGGAGAACACCCTAGgcgttttgttgtgttttttaataaaagactttttaaaagcagtCAAGTGACCCAGGAAGCAACTCCCGGGCCGCAGCCCCAGCTCTCGGACGCACCTGGCCCAGCCTGTGCGGTGGGGGCCCCGGCGCGGCGCGCGGACCCGCCCTGGGAGCTGTCAGCGGCCGCGGAGCCGCGGCATCCGCGGCATCCGCGGCGGGTCCGCGCGCCCACAGCCCGGCGGCCCCGGAggcagcggcggcggccgcggAGCTCGCGGCCGGGAGTTCCCCCGGCGCCCCCCGCCGCCCTCCGCGCCCTCGCCGCGGCCTAGCGCCGCCCGCTCGCCTCACCTGCGCGGCTGCGGCGCCGCTCCCGCCGCCGGTCGCTCTCGTAGAAGCCCAGCGTCTCGGTGTGCTGAGGCGCCGGCGGGGGCCCGTGACCGCCGCCGCCCGGCTGCTCCGCCTCGCCCCGGCCGTCCCTCTCCGAGCCGTCCACGCCGCCACCGCCGCCTTCTCCCGGGGCGGCCGCGTCGCCGACGCCCGCCATGTTCCGAGCACAACAAACCGTCCCTACCGCCTCCCGCCAGCCTCCAGCCCGGCCTCCGCCTCCGGCCGGCCCCCTTCCCGCCTCGCCCCGCCCCTCGCCGGAGCCCgggccgccgccgctgccgctgctgctgccgccgccatCCGCGGCCCGCCGGCCGGCGCGCGCCATTGGCGTCAGCGGCGCGTGCGaggccgccgctgccgccgccgctgccacGGCCGCCGccattttcttcctgccttcGCCGTGACGCGCGATGGCTTCTCGCGCCGCGCCGGGGTCCGCCGCCCGGGACCCCGCGCCGGACTCCATGCCGCCGGGCCGCGCGGCCGGGGAGAGCGAGCGCCTCCGGGGCTCGGGTCGGGGGCCCGGCGGGAGCGGGCCGAGCGTGGCGGCGGCGACGGGCGGAGGGTCGGCCGAGGAGCCTCGGGGCGGTGGCCTCTGCGCCCGCTGCCCGCCGTCTGCGAGGTGGCCGGTCGCTCGCACCGGGCTCCTTTTGCAGGCTCGGTGCCCGGAGTGCGCCGGCGCCGCCCGCCCGGTCTTGGCATCGCTTGCGCGGCCGCGGCGCTGAGGGCCGGGCTCCAGATCCCCGACCCCCGCGAGGCCCGGCCCCATAGGTCCGCTATTTGGGCTCCATCTCTTCTGCATAGTTACGATCGCCCGTCACATTCCCTGGCCTCTGGATTTCCGTTGACAGTTTCCAAAGCACTTGGGCCCGAAGGAGCCCGGGGATGCTGCCCAACAGGTGGGGGCGCGAAGGGGACGCGACGGGCCCAGGGCTCAGCCCGAGGAGCGAGGTGCTTTGGTGCTTTATACGATGTCCGCGCCCGGGAACATACTAAACTGTCTTTCGGCATTAAGGGCATTAAGGTTAGGAGATGGCTCTTGGCCGCCGCCGCGGTGGCCGCCGCGGTGCCCTTGCTCCATCACCTGGGCGACTGCTTTACTTACGACCGTCTTTTGCAGCTCTGGCGTGTGACTCCGCACCGAGCGCAGTGTGGAGACCACGGCGGCCGCAGGGCTCGTGGGAGTGAAGATGCCAGGGGGTTGGGGAAAGGAGCCGGGCGCTCCATTTAGGGAGACTTTGACAGGTCGACTTCTCGTCTACCAACTTCACCTGTGCCTCTGGTACCCTTTGATGAGCAGAAGGAAAGCTGGAATTCTTCCCTTAACTTTATggtgcct comes from Phacochoerus africanus isolate WHEZ1 chromosome 10, ROS_Pafr_v1, whole genome shotgun sequence and encodes:
- the LOC125137370 gene encoding translation initiation factor IF-2-like — encoded protein: MQKRWSPNSGPMGPGLAGVGDLEPGPQRRGRASDAKTGRAAPAHSGHRACKRSPVRATGHLADGGQRAQRPPPRGSSADPPPVAAATLGPLPPGPRPEPRRRSLSPAARPGGMESGAGSRAADPGAAREAIARHGEGRKKMAAAVAAAAAAAASHAPLTPMARAGRRAADGGGSSSGSGGGPGGRPEAEAGLEAGGRR